One genomic segment of Sminthopsis crassicaudata isolate SCR6 chromosome 2, ASM4859323v1, whole genome shotgun sequence includes these proteins:
- the ZSCAN2 gene encoding zinc finger and SCAN domain-containing protein 2 isoform X1, with amino-acid sequence MAVVLDPQTWAPQTQDGFLVVKLEDESHWHQGSFLPGSDHGPEASCQQFWQFRYQEAAGPREALNQLRELCRQWLRPEKCTKEQILELLVLEQFLTVLPREIQSWVREQHPESGEEAVALVENLQREPGSSEQKVPGVMKGQEVLTEMVTATGSVPNSLSIQLKQTQTKSKCTFQENAERLHLDPEKELICDPKIEPHSLQESALPTSQVLDLPMEANSGNQEIMDRSQELMTFGDVAIYFSQEAQGQLNPVPQDLCQDQTRENNQNGVSQRFTIPRSNMISSLEQEEKLQNPDFQGSKEKEDSGDSLMSGERAKLGQAPVMKKVKHWEDPERQGLEDEKVAGVHWSYEETKIFLGILSESWIYEKLRTCHRNRQVYRIVAKRLRERGFLRTLEQCRYRFKNLQTNYRKARSTHTPGTCPFYEEMDALMSPRVAVIAPEVEGDLLGQEDHDIENEELERDSWEHEEIAMSGVVIENGSRELDLGHPAASLEELHSGAVTEDSDGDELGNDELSERPGTPPHFRSATGLNFSSGVHWGYEETKIFLGILGEPRIYEKLRTCHRNRQVYRIVAERLRECGFLRTLEQCRYRFKNLQTHYRKARSDHTPGTCPFYEEMDALMSPWTTITPFDVLEMAGSLLKRKPESKKSIDWENQETVIEDSNNFEKEASSTELKSFKSQGLFQNSNAELLIPKPESGEKLWNVILPDSKDILRTSHTNFEMGNENEENPSQEISEEIELQATLLGSSKGNVSHYLNWRKTWEREYRTERQWTILPGESQGLPSPQERNLGNFIGLQGTYIGENPNTCSECGKNFNQNSHLAVHRLAHIGEKKSYNCDECGKTFGRSSHLICHQRIHTGEKPYKCPECGKGFSDHSNLTAHQRIHTGEKPYKCGECWKSFNQSSSLIMHQRIHTGEKPHKCSECGKSFTNSSHFNAHWRTHTGEKPYQCPECGKRFSKSSTLTSHQRIHTGEKPYECLECGKSFSDRSNLITHRRIHTGEKPYKCGECGKSFNQSSSLIIHQRIHTGEKPYECSECGRRFNNSSHFSAHRRTHMGEKR; translated from the exons ATGGCAGTTGTTTTAGACCCTCAGACCTGGGCTCCTCAAACACAAGATGGATTCCTTGTAGTGAAACTGGAAGATGAGTCCCATTGGCATCAGGGATCTTTCCTTCCTGGAAGTGACCACGGTCCTGAGGCTTCCTGTCAGCAGTTCTGGCAGTTCAGATACCAGGAGGCAGCAGGACCACGTGAAGCTTTGAACCAACTCCGAGAACTCTGTCGTCAGTGGTTGAGACCAGAGAAGTGCACCAAAGAACAGATTCTAGAGCTGCTGGTGCTGGAGCAGTTCCTGACTGTTCTTCCTAGAGAAATCCAGTCGTGGGTTAGAGAACAGCATCCAGAGAGTGGAGAAGAGGCAGTAGCCCTGGTGGAAAATTTGCAAAGAGAACCTGGCAGCTCAGAACAGAAG GTCCCAGGCGTTATGAAAGGGCAGGAAGTACTCACAGAGATGGTAACAGCTACAGGATCAGTACCCAATTCACTAAGTATCCAACTGAAGCAAACACAGACAAAATCCAAATGTACATTCCAGGAGAACGCAGAGAGATTACACCTagatccagagaaagagctgatctGTGATCCTAAGATAGAGCCCCATTCCCTTCAGGAAAGTG ctCTACCTACTTCTCAGGTGCTTGATCTTCCTATGGAAGCAAATAGTGGTAATCAGGAGATAATGGACAGGTCCCAG gaGCTGATGACTTTTGGAGATGTGGCCATATACTTCTCTCAGGAAGCACAAGGGCAGTTAAACCCAGTTCCACAAGATCTCTGCCAAGATCAAACTCGGGAGAATAACCAGAATGGTGTCTCACAGA GATTTACAATTCCCAGGTCCAATATGATTTCCTCTTTAGAGCAAGAAGAAAAACTGCAAAATCCAGATTTTCAAGGCTCTAAGGAGAAGGAAGATTCAGGAGATTCTCTAATGAGTGGAGAACGAGCAAAACTTGGTCAAGCACCAGTAATGAAAAAAGTCAAACATTGGGAAGATCCGGAGCGTCAGGGTTTGGAAGATGAGAAGGTAGCAGGTGTACACTGGAGCTATGAAGAAACCAAAATTTTCTTAGGGATTCTCAGTGAGTCTTGGATTTATGAAAAACTTCGAACTTGTCATCGGAATCGTCAGGTATATCGGATTGTAGCCAAGCGATTACGAGAGCGAGGTTTCCTCCGGACTCTGGAACAATGTCGATATAGATTTAAAAACCTTCAGACAAACTATCGCAAAGCAAGAAGCACCCACACTCCAGGAACTTGCCCATTCTATGAAGAGATGGATGCTCTGATGAGCCCCCGGGTTGCTGTCATTGCCCCAGAGGTGGAAGGGGATCTCCTTGGGCAAGAGGACCATGATATTGAAAATGAAGAACTTGAAAGGGATAGTTGGGAACATGAGGAGATAGCAATGTCAGGGGTTGTGATAGAGAATGGATCCAGAGAACTGGATTTGGGCCATCCAGCAGCATCTTTGGAAGAACTGCATTCAGGGGCTGTAACAGAGGATTCTGATGGTGATGAATTGGGCAATGATGAACTATCTGAAAGACCTGGTACCCCACCCCATTTTCGGAGTGCCACAG GTCTAAACTTTTCTTCAGGAGTGCACTGGggatatgaagaaactaagattttTCTGGGGATTCTTGGTGAGCCTCGTATTTATGAAAAACTTCGGACCTGTCATCGGAACCGTCAAGTGTACAGGATTGTGGCTGAGCGACTTCGTGAATGTGGCTTCCTCCGGACTCTGGAGCAATGTCGTTACAGATTTAAAAACCTTCAGACACACTATCGAAAAGCAAGAAGTGACCATACCCCAGGGACCTGCCCCTTTTATGAGGAGATGGATGCCCTGATGAGCCCATGGACTACCATTACTCCCTTTGATGTCTTAGAGATGGCAGGAAGTCTTCTAAAGAGGAAACCTGAATCCAAGAAGAGTATTGACTGGGAGAACCAGGAAACAGTAATAGAGGATAGCAACAATTTTGAAAAGGAGGCATCATCAACAGAACTCAAGAGCTTCAAGTCACAGGGTCTATTTCAGAATTCCAATG caGAACTTCTCATTCCTAAGCCAGAGAGTGGAGAAAAGCTGTGGAATGTCATTCTCCCTGATTCCAAGGATATTCTGAGGACTTCCCATACAA attttgaaATGGGcaatgaaaatgaggaaaatccaAGCCAGGAAATTTCTGAGGAAATAGAACTACAGGCAACATTACTAGGAAGCTCCAAAGGAAATGTTTCTCATTATCTTAACTGGAGGAAAACTTGGGAAAGAGAATACAGAACTGAGAGGCAATGGACAATACTCCCAGGGGAATCACAAGGGCTACCATCTCCTCAGGAAAGAAATTTAGGCAATTTTATAGGACTTCAGGGAACTTATATAGGAGAAAACCCAAACACATGTTCTGAATGTGGAAAAAACTTCAATCAGAACTCACACCTTGCCGTACATCGATTAGCTCACATTGGGGAGAAGAAATCATATAATTGTGATGAATGTGGCAAAACCTTTGGTCGAAGTTCACATCTTATTTGCCAccagagaatccacacaggagaaaaACCTTACAAATGTCCTGAGTGTGGAAAAGGCTTCAGTGATCACTCTAACCTCACAGCACATCAAagaatccacacaggagaaaaaccttataaatgtggTGAATGCTGGAAAAGCTTCAATCAGAGCTCAAGCCTTATTATGCATCAGAGAATACACACAGGAGAAAAACCCCATAAGTGCAGTGAATGTGGGAAAAGTTTCACtaatagctcacattttaatgCTCACTGGCGGACTCATACAGGTGAAAAACCCTACCAGTGTCCTGAATGTGGGAAAAGATTCAGTAAGAGTTCTACCCTCACCAGCCATCAGAGAATACATACAGGAGAAAAACCCTATGAATGCCTTGAATGTGGGAAAAGTTTCAGTGATCGTTCAAATCTCATTACACATCGACGAATTCATACAGGAGAGAAACCCTATAAGTGTGGTGAGTGTGGGAAAAGTTTCAATCAGAGTTCAAGCCTTATTATACATCAGAGAATACACACAGGTGAAAAGCCCTATGAATGCAGTGAATGTGGCAGAAGGTTTAATAACAGTTCACATTTTAGTGCACATCGGAGAACTCATATGGGTGAGAAACGCTAA
- the ZSCAN2 gene encoding zinc finger and SCAN domain-containing protein 2 isoform X3, whose protein sequence is MAVVLDPQTWAPQTQDGFLVVKLEDESHWHQGSFLPGSDHGPEASCQQFWQFRYQEAAGPREALNQLRELCRQWLRPEKCTKEQILELLVLEQFLTVLPREIQSWVREQHPESGEEAVALVENLQREPGSSEQKVPGVMKGQEVLTEMVTATGSVPNSLSIQLKQTQTKSKCTFQENAERLHLDPEKELICDPKIEPHSLQESALPTSQVLDLPMEANSGNQEIMDRSQELMTFGDVAIYFSQEAQGQLNPVPQDLCQDQTRENNQNGVSQRFTIPRSNMISSLEQEEKLQNPDFQGSKEKEDSGDSLMSGERAKLGQAPVMKKVKHWEDPERQGLEDEKVAGVHWSYEETKIFLGILSESWIYEKLRTCHRNRQVYRIVAKRLRERGFLRTLEQCRYRFKNLQTNYRKARSTHTPGTCPFYEEMDALMSPRVAVIAPEVEGDLLGQEDHDIENEELERDSWEHEEIAMSGVVIENGSRELDLGHPAASLEELHSGAVTEDSDGDELGNDELSERPGTPPHFRSATGVHWGYEETKIFLGILGEPRIYEKLRTCHRNRQVYRIVAERLRECGFLRTLEQCRYRFKNLQTHYRKARSDHTPGTCPFYEEMDALMSPWTTITPFDVLEMAGSLLKRKPESKKSIDWENQETVIEDSNNFEKEASSTELKSFKSQGLFQNSNAELLIPKPESGEKLWNVILPDSKDILRTSHTNFEMGNENEENPSQEISEEIELQATLLGSSKGNVSHYLNWRKTWEREYRTERQWTILPGESQGLPSPQERNLGNFIGLQGTYIGENPNTCSECGKNFNQNSHLAVHRLAHIGEKKSYNCDECGKTFGRSSHLICHQRIHTGEKPYKCPECGKGFSDHSNLTAHQRIHTGEKPYKCGECWKSFNQSSSLIMHQRIHTGEKPHKCSECGKSFTNSSHFNAHWRTHTGEKPYQCPECGKRFSKSSTLTSHQRIHTGEKPYECLECGKSFSDRSNLITHRRIHTGEKPYKCGECGKSFNQSSSLIIHQRIHTGEKPYECSECGRRFNNSSHFSAHRRTHMGEKR, encoded by the exons ATGGCAGTTGTTTTAGACCCTCAGACCTGGGCTCCTCAAACACAAGATGGATTCCTTGTAGTGAAACTGGAAGATGAGTCCCATTGGCATCAGGGATCTTTCCTTCCTGGAAGTGACCACGGTCCTGAGGCTTCCTGTCAGCAGTTCTGGCAGTTCAGATACCAGGAGGCAGCAGGACCACGTGAAGCTTTGAACCAACTCCGAGAACTCTGTCGTCAGTGGTTGAGACCAGAGAAGTGCACCAAAGAACAGATTCTAGAGCTGCTGGTGCTGGAGCAGTTCCTGACTGTTCTTCCTAGAGAAATCCAGTCGTGGGTTAGAGAACAGCATCCAGAGAGTGGAGAAGAGGCAGTAGCCCTGGTGGAAAATTTGCAAAGAGAACCTGGCAGCTCAGAACAGAAG GTCCCAGGCGTTATGAAAGGGCAGGAAGTACTCACAGAGATGGTAACAGCTACAGGATCAGTACCCAATTCACTAAGTATCCAACTGAAGCAAACACAGACAAAATCCAAATGTACATTCCAGGAGAACGCAGAGAGATTACACCTagatccagagaaagagctgatctGTGATCCTAAGATAGAGCCCCATTCCCTTCAGGAAAGTG ctCTACCTACTTCTCAGGTGCTTGATCTTCCTATGGAAGCAAATAGTGGTAATCAGGAGATAATGGACAGGTCCCAG gaGCTGATGACTTTTGGAGATGTGGCCATATACTTCTCTCAGGAAGCACAAGGGCAGTTAAACCCAGTTCCACAAGATCTCTGCCAAGATCAAACTCGGGAGAATAACCAGAATGGTGTCTCACAGA GATTTACAATTCCCAGGTCCAATATGATTTCCTCTTTAGAGCAAGAAGAAAAACTGCAAAATCCAGATTTTCAAGGCTCTAAGGAGAAGGAAGATTCAGGAGATTCTCTAATGAGTGGAGAACGAGCAAAACTTGGTCAAGCACCAGTAATGAAAAAAGTCAAACATTGGGAAGATCCGGAGCGTCAGGGTTTGGAAGATGAGAAGGTAGCAGGTGTACACTGGAGCTATGAAGAAACCAAAATTTTCTTAGGGATTCTCAGTGAGTCTTGGATTTATGAAAAACTTCGAACTTGTCATCGGAATCGTCAGGTATATCGGATTGTAGCCAAGCGATTACGAGAGCGAGGTTTCCTCCGGACTCTGGAACAATGTCGATATAGATTTAAAAACCTTCAGACAAACTATCGCAAAGCAAGAAGCACCCACACTCCAGGAACTTGCCCATTCTATGAAGAGATGGATGCTCTGATGAGCCCCCGGGTTGCTGTCATTGCCCCAGAGGTGGAAGGGGATCTCCTTGGGCAAGAGGACCATGATATTGAAAATGAAGAACTTGAAAGGGATAGTTGGGAACATGAGGAGATAGCAATGTCAGGGGTTGTGATAGAGAATGGATCCAGAGAACTGGATTTGGGCCATCCAGCAGCATCTTTGGAAGAACTGCATTCAGGGGCTGTAACAGAGGATTCTGATGGTGATGAATTGGGCAATGATGAACTATCTGAAAGACCTGGTACCCCACCCCATTTTCGGAGTGCCACAG GAGTGCACTGGggatatgaagaaactaagattttTCTGGGGATTCTTGGTGAGCCTCGTATTTATGAAAAACTTCGGACCTGTCATCGGAACCGTCAAGTGTACAGGATTGTGGCTGAGCGACTTCGTGAATGTGGCTTCCTCCGGACTCTGGAGCAATGTCGTTACAGATTTAAAAACCTTCAGACACACTATCGAAAAGCAAGAAGTGACCATACCCCAGGGACCTGCCCCTTTTATGAGGAGATGGATGCCCTGATGAGCCCATGGACTACCATTACTCCCTTTGATGTCTTAGAGATGGCAGGAAGTCTTCTAAAGAGGAAACCTGAATCCAAGAAGAGTATTGACTGGGAGAACCAGGAAACAGTAATAGAGGATAGCAACAATTTTGAAAAGGAGGCATCATCAACAGAACTCAAGAGCTTCAAGTCACAGGGTCTATTTCAGAATTCCAATG caGAACTTCTCATTCCTAAGCCAGAGAGTGGAGAAAAGCTGTGGAATGTCATTCTCCCTGATTCCAAGGATATTCTGAGGACTTCCCATACAA attttgaaATGGGcaatgaaaatgaggaaaatccaAGCCAGGAAATTTCTGAGGAAATAGAACTACAGGCAACATTACTAGGAAGCTCCAAAGGAAATGTTTCTCATTATCTTAACTGGAGGAAAACTTGGGAAAGAGAATACAGAACTGAGAGGCAATGGACAATACTCCCAGGGGAATCACAAGGGCTACCATCTCCTCAGGAAAGAAATTTAGGCAATTTTATAGGACTTCAGGGAACTTATATAGGAGAAAACCCAAACACATGTTCTGAATGTGGAAAAAACTTCAATCAGAACTCACACCTTGCCGTACATCGATTAGCTCACATTGGGGAGAAGAAATCATATAATTGTGATGAATGTGGCAAAACCTTTGGTCGAAGTTCACATCTTATTTGCCAccagagaatccacacaggagaaaaACCTTACAAATGTCCTGAGTGTGGAAAAGGCTTCAGTGATCACTCTAACCTCACAGCACATCAAagaatccacacaggagaaaaaccttataaatgtggTGAATGCTGGAAAAGCTTCAATCAGAGCTCAAGCCTTATTATGCATCAGAGAATACACACAGGAGAAAAACCCCATAAGTGCAGTGAATGTGGGAAAAGTTTCACtaatagctcacattttaatgCTCACTGGCGGACTCATACAGGTGAAAAACCCTACCAGTGTCCTGAATGTGGGAAAAGATTCAGTAAGAGTTCTACCCTCACCAGCCATCAGAGAATACATACAGGAGAAAAACCCTATGAATGCCTTGAATGTGGGAAAAGTTTCAGTGATCGTTCAAATCTCATTACACATCGACGAATTCATACAGGAGAGAAACCCTATAAGTGTGGTGAGTGTGGGAAAAGTTTCAATCAGAGTTCAAGCCTTATTATACATCAGAGAATACACACAGGTGAAAAGCCCTATGAATGCAGTGAATGTGGCAGAAGGTTTAATAACAGTTCACATTTTAGTGCACATCGGAGAACTCATATGGGTGAGAAACGCTAA
- the ZSCAN2 gene encoding zinc finger and SCAN domain-containing protein 2 isoform X4 produces MAVVLDPQTWAPQTQDGFLVVKLEDESHWHQGSFLPGSDHGPEASCQQFWQFRYQEAAGPREALNQLRELCRQWLRPEKCTKEQILELLVLEQFLTVLPREIQSWVREQHPESGEEAVALVENLQREPGSSEQKENAERLHLDPEKELICDPKIEPHSLQESALPTSQVLDLPMEANSGNQEIMDRSQELMTFGDVAIYFSQEAQGQLNPVPQDLCQDQTRENNQNGVSQRFTIPRSNMISSLEQEEKLQNPDFQGSKEKEDSGDSLMSGERAKLGQAPVMKKVKHWEDPERQGLEDEKVAGVHWSYEETKIFLGILSESWIYEKLRTCHRNRQVYRIVAKRLRERGFLRTLEQCRYRFKNLQTNYRKARSTHTPGTCPFYEEMDALMSPRVAVIAPEVEGDLLGQEDHDIENEELERDSWEHEEIAMSGVVIENGSRELDLGHPAASLEELHSGAVTEDSDGDELGNDELSERPGTPPHFRSATGLNFSSGVHWGYEETKIFLGILGEPRIYEKLRTCHRNRQVYRIVAERLRECGFLRTLEQCRYRFKNLQTHYRKARSDHTPGTCPFYEEMDALMSPWTTITPFDVLEMAGSLLKRKPESKKSIDWENQETVIEDSNNFEKEASSTELKSFKSQGLFQNSNAELLIPKPESGEKLWNVILPDSKDILRTSHTNFEMGNENEENPSQEISEEIELQATLLGSSKGNVSHYLNWRKTWEREYRTERQWTILPGESQGLPSPQERNLGNFIGLQGTYIGENPNTCSECGKNFNQNSHLAVHRLAHIGEKKSYNCDECGKTFGRSSHLICHQRIHTGEKPYKCPECGKGFSDHSNLTAHQRIHTGEKPYKCGECWKSFNQSSSLIMHQRIHTGEKPHKCSECGKSFTNSSHFNAHWRTHTGEKPYQCPECGKRFSKSSTLTSHQRIHTGEKPYECLECGKSFSDRSNLITHRRIHTGEKPYKCGECGKSFNQSSSLIIHQRIHTGEKPYECSECGRRFNNSSHFSAHRRTHMGEKR; encoded by the exons ATGGCAGTTGTTTTAGACCCTCAGACCTGGGCTCCTCAAACACAAGATGGATTCCTTGTAGTGAAACTGGAAGATGAGTCCCATTGGCATCAGGGATCTTTCCTTCCTGGAAGTGACCACGGTCCTGAGGCTTCCTGTCAGCAGTTCTGGCAGTTCAGATACCAGGAGGCAGCAGGACCACGTGAAGCTTTGAACCAACTCCGAGAACTCTGTCGTCAGTGGTTGAGACCAGAGAAGTGCACCAAAGAACAGATTCTAGAGCTGCTGGTGCTGGAGCAGTTCCTGACTGTTCTTCCTAGAGAAATCCAGTCGTGGGTTAGAGAACAGCATCCAGAGAGTGGAGAAGAGGCAGTAGCCCTGGTGGAAAATTTGCAAAGAGAACCTGGCAGCTCAGAACAGAAG GAGAACGCAGAGAGATTACACCTagatccagagaaagagctgatctGTGATCCTAAGATAGAGCCCCATTCCCTTCAGGAAAGTG ctCTACCTACTTCTCAGGTGCTTGATCTTCCTATGGAAGCAAATAGTGGTAATCAGGAGATAATGGACAGGTCCCAG gaGCTGATGACTTTTGGAGATGTGGCCATATACTTCTCTCAGGAAGCACAAGGGCAGTTAAACCCAGTTCCACAAGATCTCTGCCAAGATCAAACTCGGGAGAATAACCAGAATGGTGTCTCACAGA GATTTACAATTCCCAGGTCCAATATGATTTCCTCTTTAGAGCAAGAAGAAAAACTGCAAAATCCAGATTTTCAAGGCTCTAAGGAGAAGGAAGATTCAGGAGATTCTCTAATGAGTGGAGAACGAGCAAAACTTGGTCAAGCACCAGTAATGAAAAAAGTCAAACATTGGGAAGATCCGGAGCGTCAGGGTTTGGAAGATGAGAAGGTAGCAGGTGTACACTGGAGCTATGAAGAAACCAAAATTTTCTTAGGGATTCTCAGTGAGTCTTGGATTTATGAAAAACTTCGAACTTGTCATCGGAATCGTCAGGTATATCGGATTGTAGCCAAGCGATTACGAGAGCGAGGTTTCCTCCGGACTCTGGAACAATGTCGATATAGATTTAAAAACCTTCAGACAAACTATCGCAAAGCAAGAAGCACCCACACTCCAGGAACTTGCCCATTCTATGAAGAGATGGATGCTCTGATGAGCCCCCGGGTTGCTGTCATTGCCCCAGAGGTGGAAGGGGATCTCCTTGGGCAAGAGGACCATGATATTGAAAATGAAGAACTTGAAAGGGATAGTTGGGAACATGAGGAGATAGCAATGTCAGGGGTTGTGATAGAGAATGGATCCAGAGAACTGGATTTGGGCCATCCAGCAGCATCTTTGGAAGAACTGCATTCAGGGGCTGTAACAGAGGATTCTGATGGTGATGAATTGGGCAATGATGAACTATCTGAAAGACCTGGTACCCCACCCCATTTTCGGAGTGCCACAG GTCTAAACTTTTCTTCAGGAGTGCACTGGggatatgaagaaactaagattttTCTGGGGATTCTTGGTGAGCCTCGTATTTATGAAAAACTTCGGACCTGTCATCGGAACCGTCAAGTGTACAGGATTGTGGCTGAGCGACTTCGTGAATGTGGCTTCCTCCGGACTCTGGAGCAATGTCGTTACAGATTTAAAAACCTTCAGACACACTATCGAAAAGCAAGAAGTGACCATACCCCAGGGACCTGCCCCTTTTATGAGGAGATGGATGCCCTGATGAGCCCATGGACTACCATTACTCCCTTTGATGTCTTAGAGATGGCAGGAAGTCTTCTAAAGAGGAAACCTGAATCCAAGAAGAGTATTGACTGGGAGAACCAGGAAACAGTAATAGAGGATAGCAACAATTTTGAAAAGGAGGCATCATCAACAGAACTCAAGAGCTTCAAGTCACAGGGTCTATTTCAGAATTCCAATG caGAACTTCTCATTCCTAAGCCAGAGAGTGGAGAAAAGCTGTGGAATGTCATTCTCCCTGATTCCAAGGATATTCTGAGGACTTCCCATACAA attttgaaATGGGcaatgaaaatgaggaaaatccaAGCCAGGAAATTTCTGAGGAAATAGAACTACAGGCAACATTACTAGGAAGCTCCAAAGGAAATGTTTCTCATTATCTTAACTGGAGGAAAACTTGGGAAAGAGAATACAGAACTGAGAGGCAATGGACAATACTCCCAGGGGAATCACAAGGGCTACCATCTCCTCAGGAAAGAAATTTAGGCAATTTTATAGGACTTCAGGGAACTTATATAGGAGAAAACCCAAACACATGTTCTGAATGTGGAAAAAACTTCAATCAGAACTCACACCTTGCCGTACATCGATTAGCTCACATTGGGGAGAAGAAATCATATAATTGTGATGAATGTGGCAAAACCTTTGGTCGAAGTTCACATCTTATTTGCCAccagagaatccacacaggagaaaaACCTTACAAATGTCCTGAGTGTGGAAAAGGCTTCAGTGATCACTCTAACCTCACAGCACATCAAagaatccacacaggagaaaaaccttataaatgtggTGAATGCTGGAAAAGCTTCAATCAGAGCTCAAGCCTTATTATGCATCAGAGAATACACACAGGAGAAAAACCCCATAAGTGCAGTGAATGTGGGAAAAGTTTCACtaatagctcacattttaatgCTCACTGGCGGACTCATACAGGTGAAAAACCCTACCAGTGTCCTGAATGTGGGAAAAGATTCAGTAAGAGTTCTACCCTCACCAGCCATCAGAGAATACATACAGGAGAAAAACCCTATGAATGCCTTGAATGTGGGAAAAGTTTCAGTGATCGTTCAAATCTCATTACACATCGACGAATTCATACAGGAGAGAAACCCTATAAGTGTGGTGAGTGTGGGAAAAGTTTCAATCAGAGTTCAAGCCTTATTATACATCAGAGAATACACACAGGTGAAAAGCCCTATGAATGCAGTGAATGTGGCAGAAGGTTTAATAACAGTTCACATTTTAGTGCACATCGGAGAACTCATATGGGTGAGAAACGCTAA